The following are encoded in a window of Methanobrevibacter sp. V74 genomic DNA:
- a CDS encoding DUF1002 domain-containing protein: MKKITIAILALIILGMLMPAGFSTDSNLVITYGETTNANSNYKSDVDSFFVKQSNVDLNNVVTKVITANQVNQVSSGITGKSYSSNQILSSAFLDLNDNDNLEVTVDKSKITTITGDMYISALKSAGITRGHVYVTSPVSATGESALAGIMNAYEEATNLEIPDNVKKAASDEIYTQGEIVENSGVDANELSALVDQVKEEVANDNVTDHDSIVNIINNHVQNNNINITNTDIENLADSIEQVQNVQGDVNHYKSQLGSLLNSTSDSGFSLDGLLNWFKSFVNGI; encoded by the coding sequence ATGAAAAAGATTACTATAGCAATATTGGCTTTGATTATATTAGGTATGTTAATGCCAGCCGGATTTTCAACAGATTCTAATCTTGTAATAACTTATGGTGAAACCACTAATGCAAATAGCAATTATAAATCTGATGTGGATTCGTTTTTCGTTAAACAATCAAATGTGGATTTGAATAATGTGGTAACAAAAGTAATTACTGCTAATCAGGTAAATCAAGTTTCAAGCGGTATTACAGGGAAGTCTTACTCTTCAAATCAAATCCTTTCATCTGCATTTCTAGATTTAAATGACAACGATAATTTAGAGGTAACTGTGGATAAATCAAAAATCACAACAATAACTGGAGATATGTATATTTCAGCTTTAAAATCTGCTGGAATTACAAGGGGACATGTTTATGTAACAAGTCCGGTTTCAGCTACTGGGGAATCCGCTCTTGCAGGAATCATGAATGCTTATGAAGAAGCAACAAATCTTGAAATTCCGGATAATGTAAAAAAAGCCGCAAGCGATGAAATATACACACAAGGAGAAATTGTTGAAAACTCAGGAGTAGATGCTAATGAATTATCTGCCTTGGTTGACCAGGTAAAAGAAGAGGTAGCTAATGATAATGTAACGGATCATGATTCTATTGTCAATATTATTAATAATCATGTTCAAAACAATAACATTAACATTACTAATACTGATATAGAGAACTTGGCAGACAGTATTGAGCAAGTACAAAATGTACAAGGTGATGTTAATCACTACAAAAGTCAATTGGGTAGTTTATTAAACAGTACTTCTGATAGTGGATTTTCACTTGATGGTTTATTGAATTGGTTTAAATCCTTTGTTAATGGAATTTAA
- a CDS encoding helix-turn-helix domain-containing protein gives MSRNAYINKKIPLSKIHEVKADLKHYIEFYEKITFIEDIYAGETVKYAIEKRGKTIPTGHAWLKAWNEEGFDGLLRKEGSGRKTKLSEKQFEELKENIIKKQLTSVREVKHEIIEEFGVTYSDRQIRRIMKNLGFG, from the coding sequence ATGAGTAGGAATGCTTATATTAACAAAAAAATCCCACTTTCTAAAATTCATGAAGTTAAAGCTGATTTAAAACATTATATAGAATTTTATGAAAAAATTACATTCATTGAAGACATTTATGCTGGTGAAACAGTAAAATATGCAATAGAAAAACGTGGGAAAACAATTCCAACAGGCCATGCATGGTTAAAAGCTTGGAATGAAGAAGGATTTGATGGATTACTTAGAAAAGAAGGATCTGGACGAAAAACAAAATTATCAGAAAAACAATTTGAAGAACTAAAAGAGAACATTATAAAAAAACAATTAACAAGCGTTAGAGAAGTAAAACACGAAATAATCGAAGAATTTGGCGTTACTTATAGTGATAGACAAATTAGGCGGATAATGAAAAATTTAGGCTTCGGATAA
- a CDS encoding C1 family peptidase, with amino-acid sequence MDIIDSSFNKNTALNFGGDIYSRNSTIISLNSNYTNSSSSYGGSAVIVYGNYASTNDRYIDTSSEQGAAIYTYSSKLYVNNGTFNSNNPINWAFIYSMGTEPITIINSNFYNTTSNYSTAIHSKTKTTIVNTNFTNLRALFTAGVIGLKESDYAIIENCTFTNTSSTNDGGAIYADAIGWTKLQGGHVFLNNSKFNNCSAGFGAAIMVLGGNLTVENSEFINNNAIYDGGAIYLSTLKNITISNSNFTNNKLYCSDYIPAYGSVIYVAFSNITLDNLNLTGNGNEEVYGAIYSYGNNLTIKNSYFNENKEALYEVFGNILNISENNNFTTDNCTLNQTNYISLIEEEGLQITLLNNTISITNLPSKFDLRDFGWVSPVKNQGDMASCWTFGATGALESAILKATGLRYVLSENNIQNSALAYSILGSANLFEGGMSENAALYVLSWLGVVSNEDDAYDELGKISLMMTTDAKIHIKDVKFIAPRKSVNDENWLKDIKQTLLNYGSVTINYNAIHDSPEYNPKTFAQYYNGTAPSNHAVSIVGWDDNFKKENFNIKPPSDGAFIVKNSWGKSWGDGGYFYLSYYDTSLGFTNSLAYILENTANYTKNYQYDVGGTLILLNSKVLESPNVLYKNIFKAIDDDLIAAVGTYFEDIQNYTMNISVNGQLKLTQKGISPYRGYHTIPLNEYVPIKKEDVFEVVFESSTLPILLHSREVYKDNTSFLYINGEWNNLKNETPFGPSTACIKVYTLTDKSSIKSNDFNTYYGNNNSFNATFYDVDGQLLKNAKVNFIVDGKNYTTSTNELGIAMLSNLAVGVYKVTIVNPINKETITKTATVKSRLSASNIQMYYTDGSKFKVRALDTNGKAVSGQSIRVTIGNTVYNVKTDKNGYSYIKVTLAPKTYKVTSEYAGCKISNTLKIKQVLKVSNVNVKKIAKSFKIKITLKGKKALKSKKVTIILNNNIYHVKTNSKGITTLKLSKSVIKTLKKGKKYTVKSTYGLTTVSSYVKVK; translated from the coding sequence GTGGATATAATAGATTCTTCATTTAATAAAAATACGGCATTAAATTTTGGTGGAGATATTTACTCTAGAAACAGCACAATTATAAGTTTAAATTCTAATTATACTAATTCTTCCTCTTCATATGGAGGATCTGCTGTAATTGTATATGGAAATTATGCATCAACTAATGATAGATATATTGATACTTCATCAGAACAAGGTGCTGCAATCTACACTTATTCTTCTAAGTTATATGTTAATAATGGAACATTTAACTCAAATAATCCTATTAATTGGGCTTTTATATATTCAATGGGAACAGAACCTATAACCATTATAAACAGTAATTTCTATAATACTACATCTAATTATTCTACTGCAATTCACAGTAAAACTAAAACAACCATTGTAAATACAAATTTCACTAATCTTAGAGCATTATTTACAGCAGGTGTAATTGGTCTTAAGGAAAGCGATTATGCAATTATAGAAAATTGTACATTTACAAATACCTCCTCAACAAATGATGGTGGAGCAATATATGCAGATGCTATAGGGTGGACTAAATTACAGGGAGGTCATGTTTTTTTAAATAATTCTAAATTCAATAATTGTAGTGCAGGATTTGGTGCTGCTATAATGGTACTTGGTGGAAATTTAACTGTTGAAAATTCTGAATTTATAAATAATAATGCAATATATGATGGTGGTGCAATATATTTATCCACGCTAAAAAATATTACAATTTCTAATTCTAATTTTACAAATAATAAACTATATTGTTCAGACTATATTCCGGCATATGGTAGTGTAATATATGTTGCATTTTCAAATATTACTCTTGATAATCTAAATTTAACCGGAAATGGTAATGAAGAGGTTTATGGTGCAATATATTCTTATGGAAATAATTTAACCATTAAAAATTCCTATTTCAATGAAAACAAAGAAGCATTATATGAAGTATTTGGAAATATACTAAATATTTCAGAAAACAATAATTTCACAACAGATAATTGTACATTAAATCAAACAAATTATATTTCACTAATTGAGGAAGAGGGACTTCAAATTACACTTTTAAATAATACTATTAGTATTACAAACCTTCCAAGTAAATTTGATTTACGTGATTTTGGATGGGTAAGTCCAGTTAAAAATCAAGGTGATATGGCTTCATGTTGGACATTTGGTGCTACAGGTGCACTTGAATCTGCAATACTTAAGGCTACAGGTTTAAGATATGTTCTATCAGAAAATAATATACAAAACAGTGCTTTAGCATATTCTATTTTAGGATCTGCTAATTTATTTGAAGGAGGAATGTCTGAAAACGCAGCACTATATGTACTTAGTTGGTTAGGTGTGGTTTCAAATGAAGATGATGCATATGATGAGCTTGGTAAAATTTCATTAATGATGACTACAGATGCTAAAATCCACATTAAAGATGTTAAATTCATAGCTCCACGAAAAAGCGTGAATGATGAAAATTGGTTAAAGGATATTAAACAAACATTGTTAAATTATGGTTCTGTAACTATTAATTATAATGCTATTCACGATTCACCAGAGTACAATCCAAAGACTTTTGCACAATATTATAATGGTACGGCACCTTCAAATCATGCTGTATCAATTGTTGGATGGGATGATAATTTCAAAAAGGAAAATTTCAATATTAAACCACCTAGTGATGGTGCATTTATTGTAAAAAATAGTTGGGGTAAATCTTGGGGTGATGGAGGTTATTTTTATCTTTCATATTATGATACATCTTTAGGTTTTACTAATTCCCTTGCATATATTTTAGAAAACACTGCTAATTATACTAAAAATTATCAATATGATGTTGGAGGAACTCTCATTTTACTTAATTCCAAAGTGTTAGAATCTCCAAATGTATTATATAAAAATATATTTAAAGCAATTGATGATGATTTAATTGCTGCAGTTGGAACTTACTTTGAAGACATTCAAAACTACACTATGAATATTTCAGTGAATGGTCAGTTAAAATTAACTCAAAAAGGCATAAGCCCTTATAGAGGTTATCATACAATTCCATTAAATGAATATGTTCCAATAAAAAAAGAGGATGTTTTTGAAGTAGTTTTTGAAAGTTCAACATTACCTATTTTATTACATTCAAGAGAAGTTTATAAAGATAATACTTCATTTCTCTATATAAATGGAGAATGGAACAATTTAAAAAATGAAACCCCTTTTGGCCCATCAACAGCATGTATAAAAGTATACACTTTAACTGATAAGTCTAGTATAAAATCTAATGATTTTAACACTTACTACGGTAATAATAATTCATTTAATGCAACATTTTATGATGTAGATGGACAATTACTTAAAAATGCAAAGGTTAACTTTATTGTTGATGGTAAAAATTATACAACATCCACTAATGAATTAGGCATAGCAATGCTTTCTAATTTGGCTGTTGGAGTATATAAGGTAACTATTGTAAATCCAATAAATAAAGAAACCATTACAAAAACTGCAACCGTTAAATCAAGATTATCTGCATCAAACATTCAAATGTATTATACAGATGGATCTAAATTTAAAGTTCGTGCATTAGATACTAATGGTAAAGCAGTTTCAGGCCAAAGTATTAGAGTAACTATTGGAAACACCGTATATAATGTTAAAACTGATAAAAATGGTTATTCATACATTAAAGTTACACTTGCACCTAAAACTTATAAAGTAACAAGCGAGTATGCAGGCTGTAAAATATCTAATACCCTAAAAATCAAACAAGTTTTAAAAGTAAGTAATGTTAATGTTAAAAAGATTGCTAAATCCTTTAAAATTAAGATCACCTTAAAAGGTAAAAAAGCACTTAAATCTAAAAAAGTAACTATTATACTTAATAATAATATTTATCATGTTAAAACCAATTCAAAAGGGATAACTACTTTAAAACTTAGTAAATCAGTTATTAAAACCCTTAAAAAGGGTAAAAAGTATACTGTAAAATCAACTTATGGTTTAACTACAGTTTCAAGTTATGTGAAAGTTAAATAA
- a CDS encoding zinc-ribbon domain-containing protein produces the protein MDIIRHCPNCGFEVDEDTEFCSECGFDLNNKIPSHEHIKEDKSFFDNLNERTNFSIIVFSFVIFGVFLFAGSFVWSSFMEKGSIDFITYLLLTIVFSVFFGAIFVGYYGCRDKSYVVPNFSVYLGSIFAVVSCGIGLIFTFLMGIFSLLSHVFSSGGSNLYGSTYQSTTPTYAPSIDLSGVFKIILFILLIPVAAYLGVYLGYILKENL, from the coding sequence ATGGATATTATAAGACATTGTCCTAATTGTGGATTTGAAGTGGATGAGGATACTGAGTTCTGTTCTGAATGTGGTTTTGATTTAAATAACAAAATACCTAGTCATGAACATATTAAAGAAGATAAATCTTTTTTTGATAATTTAAATGAAAGAACAAACTTTTCAATAATCGTATTTTCATTTGTAATATTTGGGGTATTTCTATTTGCAGGATCATTTGTTTGGTCATCATTTATGGAAAAGGGGTCAATAGATTTTATTACTTATCTTCTATTGACAATTGTGTTTTCAGTATTCTTTGGTGCTATTTTTGTGGGATATTATGGATGCAGGGATAAATCTTATGTTGTTCCCAACTTTTCTGTGTATCTGGGAAGTATTTTTGCAGTGGTCTCATGCGGAATTGGTTTAATATTTACATTTTTAATGGGAATTTTTTCTCTTTTAAGTCATGTTTTCTCATCTGGTGGCAGTAATTTATATGGCAGTACATATCAATCTACTACTCCAACATACGCACCATCTATAGATTTAAGTGGTGTATTTAAAATAATATTATTTATTTTATTAATTCCTGTTGCTGCTTATCTTGGTGTTTATTTAGGATATATATTAAAAGAAAATCTGTAA